A region from the Canis aureus isolate CA01 chromosome 8, VMU_Caureus_v.1.0, whole genome shotgun sequence genome encodes:
- the C8H16orf96 gene encoding uncharacterized protein C16orf96 homolog isoform X3, which translates to MKTLQDLLTDIYALKITTETLRKDVDKLKEIFDKMNPERVNDLAEDLKGQNRKVTALQRDVVSLQSKILTIPKAEDMVLWSGLHEAMFTPRTSARGPSLSPFEDSELWKFAERHPDTEQPQTPSSSLEAAGHVQISEAILQPRLLETVWHYEVPEQLEEEESAQAILLGAEGPGQPQGLEPGSVPTRGPRPESVPALGPVLGPSLTPGFTLPPWPALGTGPVPGSGPGPAPRPAPGPAPAPELQPIPPRSWPPPRSLSRGSAWPFGGLGSLQPGPGASGPLPAKSQVFRAPPPATEFGSAWPRSLWPQSGQAEMNLLPAVLENEEEFLSHDMPVPWDRAPRAEAPNGAPAKTPWTALQRLKTTAGMAAAAATAYAATATSAARKAEAVAKAIIDAPATKLATVATAAAASGPLGVLADILGAGSSRGAFSFSEDTEIEDLQVFEDDLSSLYVAAGLPPESTLSQAMLAAQKALTPEDKKTAVRYSMGHIAQMPLRHDSLKEEFAQLSSNLQQRLTYLANLGASSKLGTTVDTLQEKIGSLQRSRMKEEELERIWGHQIEIIKDHHLVLDRAVEKLQIRLDDLKIVHAQIKNLEMHKVDKSELEQELKEKADRSTLASKASRADLETVATELNEMIQGMLFRVVTHEDDWKKALEQLSKDVSTKLVHSDLDHLKKDVDEIWKIVGKLLIEGLRFDPDSAAGFRKKLFEQVKCISCDRQVELMTGPQLITIRKGHLLSRLRPASANTYEYLQWQQLREQRRLQHLQDLGDQDRSLDPLRSQQDWGDGPGKDTNLKFNSYDLSTLYPYGDPEVLDYDTAEVDILGVDGILYKGRMSSQDGPRPLTSVEKELAAVKVPHPPAGNPYERERSSSLYSAIYPPLHPHSSVRSAAPGPPPTMPARPPSLPPLPLLPPLTPSLRAAQQAPGPAWHPRPRASTQPSEEPTSLTASK; encoded by the exons GTTTCTCTCCAGAGCAAAATCCTCACCATCCCCAAAGCCGAGGACATGGTACTCTGGAGCGGCCTCCATGAGGCCATGTTCACCCCC AGGACTTCTGCAAGGGGACCTAGTCTATCACCGTTTGAGGATTCGGAGCTGTGGAAGTTTGCAGAGCGGCATCCAGACACTGAGCAGCCCCAGACCCCTAGCAGCTCCCTGGAAGCTGCTGGTCATGTCCAGATCTCAGAGGCCATCCTGCAGCCCAGGTTACTGGAGACCGTCTGGCATTATGAGGTCCCAgagcagctggaggaggaggaatcTGCCCAAGCTATTCTACTCGGGGCCGAGGGGCCAGGGCAGCCTCAGGGGCTGGAGCCCGGGTCTGTGCCCACGCGGGGGCCGCGGCCTGAGTCTGTTCCTGCACTGGGGCCTGTGCTGGGGCCCAGCCTGACACCTGGGTTCACTCTACCACCTTGGCCTGCCCTTGGAACTGGACCTGTCCCTGGGTCTGGGCCTGGCCCTGCTCCTCGGCCTGCCCCCGGGCCTGCACCTGCCCCAGAGCTTCAGCCTATACCACCAAGAAGCTGGCCTCCTCCCAGAAGCTTGTCCAGGGGTAGCGCTTGGCCCTTCGGGGGCTTAGGCTCCTTGCAGCCTGGCCCGggtgcatcaggccccctgcctGCAAAGTCCCAGGTCTTCAGAGCTCCACCACCTGCCACGGAGTTTGGCTCAGCGTGGCCCCGTTCACTGTGGCCACAGTCTGGCCAGGCAGAGATGAACCTCCTCCCAGCCGTCttagaaaatgaggaagaatttTTATCTCATGATATGCCAGTCCCTTGGGACAGGGCCCCCAGGGCTGAGGCCCCCAACGGAGCACCTGCTAAAACTCCCTGGACTGCCCTCCAGCGGTTGAAGACCACTGCTGGCATGGCAGCTGCCGCTGCCACTGCCTATGCAGCCACTGCCACCTCAGCAGCCCGGAAAGCCGAGGCTGTTGCCAAGGCCATCATAGATGCCCCGGCCACCAAGTTGGCCACTGTAGCAACGGCCGCGGCTGCCTCGGGGCCCTTAGGGGTCTTGGCAGACATCCTGGGTGCAGGCTCTTCCCGTGGAGCCTTCTCTTTCAGTGAGGATACAGAGATAGAAGACTTGCAGGTGTTCGAAGATGACCTCTCTTCCCTGTATGTTGCTGCTGGCCTCCCTCCCGAAAGCACCCTGTCCCAGGCCATGCTGGCCGCCCAAAAGGCCTTGACCCCTGAAGACAAGAAGACGGCCGTCAGGTACTCCATGGGCCACATAGCCCAGATGCCCCTGAGACACGACTCCCTCAAAGAAGAGTTTGCCCAGCTGTCGTCCAACCTCCAACAGCGCCTGACTTATCTAG CTAATTTGGGAGCTTCTTCCAAGCTTGGGACGACAGTGGACACACTACAGGAAAAGATTGGGAGCCTCCAGAGATCCAGAATGAAG GAAGAGGAACTCGAGAGAATTTGGGGCCACCAAATAGAGATAATAAAGGATCACCACCTCGTGCTGGACAGGGCAGTGGAAAAGCTCCAGATTCGCCTAGATGACTTAAAG ATTGTCCATGCTCAAATTAAAAACCTCGAAATGCACAAGGTGGACAAAAGTGAGCTGGAGCAGGAGTTGAAAGAG AAAGCTGACAGGAGCACCCTGGCAAGCAAGGCAAGCCGGGCTGACCTGGAGACGGTGGCAACAGAGCTGAACGAGATGATTCAGGGCATGCTCTTCAGGGTTGTGACCCACGAGGATGACTGGAAGAAGGCTCTGGAGCAGCTGAGCAAGGATGTGAGCACCAAG CTTGTCCACAGTGATTTGGACCATCTGAAGAAGGATGTGGATGAGATCTGGAAAATAGTCGGGAAGCTCCTGATTGAAGGCCTCAGATTCGACCCCGATAGTGCCGCCGGCTTTAGGAA GAAACTGTTTGAGCAGGTGAAGTGCATCTCCTGCGACCGGCAGGTGGAGCTGATGACTGGCCC GCAGCTCATCACCATCCGCAAAGGCCACCTGCTGTCGCGGCTGCGGCCAGCCAGCGCCAACACCTATGAGTACCTGCAGTGGCAACAGCTGAG GGAACAGCGGCGGCTACAGCATCTCCAGGACCTTGGAGACCAGGACAGGAGTCTGGATCCACTGAGGTCCCAGCAGGACTGGGGTGACGGCCCCGGCAAAGATACCAACCTCAAGTTCAACTCATATGACCTGTCAACACTCTACCCCTATGGGGACCCCGAGGTGTTGGACTATGACACC GCCGAGGTGGACATTCTGGGAGTGGATGGGATCCTGTACAAGGGCCGAATGAGCAGCCAGGATGGGCCACGGCCTCTGACCAGTGTTGAGAAGGAGCTGGCAG CTGTGAAGGTTCCGCACCCCCCAGCTGGGAACCCCTACGAGCGGGAACGCTCCAGTAGCTTATATAGCGCCATCTACCCGC ccctgcacCCCCACAGCAGCGTGCGCTCGGctgccccgggccccccgccTACGATGCCAGCTCGGCCTCCATCGCTGCCGCCCCTGCCACTGCTCCCACCACTGACGCCCTCCCTGCGGGCCGCCCAGCAGGCTCCAGGGCCCGCCTGGCACCCTCGGCCCCGAGCCAGCACGCAGCCCTCCGAGGAGCCCACCAGTCT gaCTGCGTCTAAATGA